acttgtctgcgaggataagaacactgactttataCATAGGTTGatccctgcaagtcattgtataggccaatacgcgttaaaaacctcaacgattacgccTGAGAACTTTAAGAGACAGAATGTTTACAGAATCCCGCTTCTCTTTTCTGGATCAGAGCATCTCagtgaaaaagatgaaaaaggcCACATGATGAGGGAATTCCTTAGGAgattaaaggataaataataaagtttctggcgttgatcaatccgcttgggatgcgcccccacgttcacttcaattcaggatcgtttgaggtttacgaacgtgtatctggcctacacaatgactttcggtggctagccgatgtctcaagtcagtgttttatcctcccaggcaagtctggtaccaatttatcgagcccTGAGGAATGAacggcttggtgagcactagggcggattcgaaccttcgatcgattgtgcaggaagtggaacctctaaccgctgcactacacccgcccccttAGGAGATTATTTAGTTAAATATGTTGAGAGTAGATGCCTACTCCATTTAGGGAAAATCAATTCTTAATGCGAAGAAATAATAGGAATAGTTTCTATTACCTCTTTCCTGTGTCTCGACTTCTCTTTCTGAACAAAAAGACAATAATTCCTGAAATATACATTTATATGCAATTATCAGATAGATTGAATACTAAACCctagtttttcttcccttcGAATTCCAGGATAAACTATTTCCCAAGCCAGAACACTCCTTCAAGTTTGTGCAAGCTCGCAGAACACTCCGTTTACAGGTAAGATTTGGGCGCTGGGAATGATTcccaaaaaatattatttcatcTGGTAACTGCATTTTTAAGTTAAATTACTACCGTACCGAAGAGTAACAAGTTTAATTTGCAGGAATTTCCCTGCTTTTGAGAAAAGTCCGCTCTTCCGTCGCTCTGTCGGGCAGCGGAACTGGGAGCTGCTGTGAGGGGAACATTTGTTCCGGAGCTACTTCATAAAGTTTCTTTACTTTCTGTGCTGCTGTGATTGTACTTGTACTATGTACTGCGATGTAATGATATCAAGCCAAAATTACTACTATTCTGATCTGCCACTAAGGACAAAGTTTGTGGAAGGGAATTGAGGTAGATCTCCTATtaataaaatgttttgaagTATAGGGATATCTGCACATAAGTAGACATAAATGAACAGTTAGTGGATTGAGTtaataagaaaatttgaaaatgaatttggCGGCGAGCTTGTTAAATTTTGTTGAGGTTGGGTAGTTTTATCCCATCCAGAATATAGCAATAGTGAGATGTTTACTCCCCTCATTTTCTTCACTAAACACAAGATAACCGGCTGACGTTTATCCATAACACACTAATACAGTTAGGAGGTTAAAAGTATAAGTGAACAATCACGCACGACCCCCTCTTGGTTGTTCCTTCGGGCGCCTTGCCTGTTGCAGCACCACCCTCCAGAACGGTCCCGCCGCTCTTCGTTTTGGGTGACCCTTGCTGTATCAATCGCTACGGCGTCACTCGCCTTGAGTCGCTTAGAGTCGAATCCACCCCTTCAAGATGTTACACTCTCGACCGTACAGTACCAGTGCATTGGGGCTTGCCCTCAGGTAGAACGAGATGTCCAGTCACTTGCAGCCGAACCTCAGTTCTTCGCAAAGAGGTATAGCACTAAGCTTGACGAACTGACAGGCTCCCCATGACTGTGAGTGAGCTCTAAATAGAGTGGCTTCCAGCGTGAtatcagagagagagagaccaAGAGAGGTCTCTGCTGGAGTATCCGTGCAGTGAACACATCACTCTATCTCGTTGGTCGACGTCTTTGAgaatgtttcttctcttttgatCCACTGCAAGGCTCTTTTACTCCGTCTGTCATCGGTTCTGCATAATTTGAGCGATCCATCTAGGCTTTATTTCCAATGCATTATGGTGCATCGTGGAGACGGGACGCTCCTCTTAACTCGGAGCTGCAAAagccggctaggtgttgtgtgtgCCGTTTAAGCTGTAGAGGACATCACTCAACAGCTCTGTGAGCAATAAGTACTTAGATGTGGCATGTTTCCGCTGCGCAACAAAGCGCTGGAGGTGAAGTCGAAAAGGTGAGCCCGAAGCTTTTCGTCCGTCATCACTGCCGGGTGTGAATGCCGCCACAGTTCTCTCATACTTCTATTCAGCTCGTCCTGCAAGACGTCTCCCGTATTTATGGAGCATCCGAAGTACACAAATGgtgaagtttccacgatttgagaGCCTTCATGTTCTATTCCTCTGTTCTCGTAGCAGATTTCTTTCCTGAACTGGGTCTTCCTGTATATTCTCAATCCTATCCTCTATCTTGGTCCGTTTAATTCCTTTCGCTCTGCTACCTCTCAGAAACAACGATAGTGTTAAACGAAGTTTTGAGCGGAATATTCCATCAACATGTATAGCTCTCTCTCTTGCCAAGCAGACGACTCCATTATCCATTCAATGTAGCCGTAAAAAGCCTCACGATATGATACCGTTTTGTCGCACCCCTTTGCAACCGCTATGGCTTAGAGGAGGTGAAAGAGGTGTATCAGGAAAATTCCTGatgttgaattttcttcagtaGTAGGTAGTAATAGTTCAGAACGACTTTGTCCTTGGAAATGTCCACATCATAGACGTTCCACTGCTATGTTATCAGGCTGAACCATAGATGCAATAGTCGGAGTCGGTGCTCTGACCCACACTTCTGAATGGTTGgagaagggacctccttcacttttaaacggttggtaAAAGAACCCCCTTCAGTTGAGGTGCACCCCAtaagctaaacccccttcacctgaggagggtccggttTCTCCCTATTGCACCTATGGGttgaaaaaagacatgaaCGAACGACTTCAAAAAAGGGCTCGACAAAACGGTTTGTTATTCTGCCGCGAGACTACCGTTTAACATGGAAAAAGAGCAGGTAACTCTCAAAAAGCAGAGGGAATCAGAATTCATACCTTAGATGTGCAAAGTCTTGGGTATTGAAGGCTAGGTAACGGAACAAGAGCCTTCAAAATATCAGcacaataattttaaaaagtaggaaatttCAGTTTTAATAATGCAAATTGCCTTTCAACTGCGTGCCTTTCAACTGGTGTACGTTGTTATGACTGACAAAAATGAGGGGAGCAGATTACTGCAATATCCTATCATTAAGAAGTCTTAAAATAGAAAGAGGTGAGCGTAGCGCATTAGAAAAAGTCCTCGCAGCGTCTGTCGAGTTGACAGATCAACAATTTCGAAGGCGTATCAATCATCTCACCCTCCGGGGTCTAAAAATTGATACCAGAAATAACTGTGATGATAAGGACACTAGAATAAAACGACGGCTGTTCCCCTTAAGTCAATAGAACACATGAGCGTCTATTAAGCACTACGATTCCGATATGAAGTCGAAAGCATTGGCGTATTCCAAATAGATTAATCGATACCAAACAGTATAATTTATCTTAAAGAAAACATTATATGCAGGGGTAAAATTGAGGTAGTGAGTGATAAGAACCGGATAAATGACAAAGAACATTTACATACGCGTAAAAGAAAACTCTTacaatttactatttttagaaTGCtgcgaaaaattttcaaatactaTGCTGCGATCGAGTTGTATACGATCGCTGCTCAGCCAATCCGCTTTCAAATCCACCAATGGTTGCTCGCAGCACCATCTGTAGAGAAGTATGATTACTGATTCATATGCTGAAAAGTATTAATCTGCTTAAATCACCTGTAGGACACGTCCAGGTCTCCTTTCGTCGCCTCAGGATCGCTCGCATGTCTTATCAGGAGAGCACCTGAAGAATGAGAGTtaaatagacaaaaaaaaaaaaaaaaacaaaattacccAACTAATCCacggttatttttcatttaccaaatattttctttttcgataaTCCTAAAATCGTGTAAAGAAATATATGAAGGTCGTGATCATATGGACTCAgtcattttcgtttttctgaGGAATACTCATGTTTCCAATGCAAAACACAACTACTCAGCTACTGCTACTCAAGTACGCAATGCTTGTTGTATTCACAGTCGACGATGACTGTATACCGGATTTGAATCATCTACCAAAGGATTTCTTTGATCTATAGCAATCATAATTAGCATCTAGCTCAAGAACTCGGAGCTTGGTCATATTCCttgcaaatataaataatccGAGGTACAAGAAAATCTATTACCTGCCCAAATCCTTGCTATTCCAAAAGCAATCTGCCTTGCACATGCATCCACACGAATAGAATCATCAGTTACAGTTGCTTTAGCAAGAATTGCACCAAGTTGATTGATGGCTTTTCGGATTGCAGAAATTGGCTCATTCAATTCGGATACGCCTAAAACATAGTATTTTTCTTGGtaaaaaatgggaatttttcGGTAGGAGCAAACCATTGGAAGGTAGCAAAGAA
This window of the Necator americanus strain Aroian chromosome III, whole genome shotgun sequence genome carries:
- a CDS encoding hypothetical protein (NECATOR_CHRIII.G9502.T3), coding for MEVVMLRLITPIVKLYTGKVCVPLISEAMECFGGQGYIEDTGLPAALRDAQVTPIWEGTTNVLSLDVLRVLATSKNVYSLFEKRVTSLLPSNGVSELNEPISAIRKAINQLGAILAKATVTDDSIRVDACARQIAFGIARIWAGALLIRHASDPEATKGDLDVSYRWCCEQPLVDLKADWLSSDRIQLDRSITPEGEMIDTPSKLLICQLDRRCEDFF
- a CDS encoding hypothetical protein (NECATOR_CHRIII.G9502.T1), which gives rise to MSLKILTAVLENGMRKLEESGSPNEMEVVMLRLITPIVKLYTGKVCVPLISEAMECFGGQGYIEDTGLPAALRDAQVTPIWEGTTNVLSLDVLRVLATSKNVYSLFEKRVTSLLPSNGVSELNEPISAIRKAINQLGAILAKATVTDDSIRVDACARQIAFGIARIWAGALLIRHASDPEATKGDLDVSYRWCCEQPLVDLKADWLSSDRIQLDRSIVFENFSQHSKNSKL
- a CDS encoding hypothetical protein (NECATOR_CHRIII.G9501.T1), coding for MRGADYCNILSLRSLKIERGERSALEKVLAASVELTDQQFRRRINHLTLRGLKIDTRNNCDDKDTRIKRRLFPLSQ